CGCGGGCAGGATGAGCGCCGCCCCGATGCCTTCGAGGAACGACCAGCCGAACAGAAGCACCGGCAGATTCGGCGCGAGCGCCGTGGTGAGGGAGCCGGCCCCGTAGATGCAGCAGCCGATCAGGAACGCGCGTTTGCGGCCGATCAGCGCGCCGACCTTGCCGCCGGGGATCATGAACATCGCCATGACGAGGGTGTAGGCGGTGATCGCGCCCTGGATGCCCGACACGGTCGTGCCCACGTCCTCGGCCACCGTCGCGATCGAGACGTTCATGACCGAGCTGTCGAGCGCCATCAGGAACTGACCGGCCGAAAGCGTCAGCAAGACGACTCGCGCTTTTGCCGAACTCTCGACAGACCCTGTCCTCGATGCCATGGGCGGGATCGTCCCAGCCAAAGTGGCGGGCGGATCGGCGACCCGCCACACAGATCAACCGATTGGCGGACTGTATTACTCGATGCGGAACTGCCCCGACGCCCACGCCCGACTCCCGACTCCCCACTCCCGACTCCCGAGCCCGGGAATCGGGCCTGTGGAACGAGGTACGCGACCGGCTGGACGCCCCGGCCCAGGCACTCTCCAACGGCCGGCGCCAACGCCTATGCCTGGCCCGCGCCCTGGCCCTGGAACCCGCCGCCCTGCTGCTGGACGAGCCCATCAGCGCCCTGGACGAGCGGAGCCGGGACACGGTCGAGGAGTCGGTGGCCGCCCTCCGCGGCAACCGCACGGTCTTCCTCGTGTCGCGTCGTCGTGGTGAGCGAACCGCCGACGAATATGGAACTGCCGAAGAGCAGGGGCTTCAGCTGCGCGCGGGCGGTGTAGAGGGCGGCGGTGTAGCCGGCCGGCCCGGAGCCGATGATGACGACCTCGCGCACGTCACCGGTGCCCGTCGGGGTGGTCGTCATGACGTGGTCAGCCCTCCTGCTTCTGGGTGCTCTTGGCGTCGATCTCGGCGACGAGGCCCTCGATGAGGCCCTTGATCTCGTCACGGATGGGGCGCACGGCATCGACGCCCTGGCCGGCCGGGTCCTCGAGCTGCCAGTCCAGGTAGGTCTTGCCGGGGAAGTACGGGCAGGCGTCGCCGCAGCCCATGGTGATGATGTAGTCGGACGCCTGGGCGGCCTCGGGGGTGAGGACCTTCGGCTTCTGGTCGGAGATGTCGATCCCCAGTTCGGCCATCGCGGCGACGGCGGAGGGGTTGACCTGGTCTCCGGGCACGGAGCCGGCCGAGCGGACCTCGACCCGGTCGCCCGCGAGGTGGCGCAGGAATCCGGCGGCCATCTGGGATCGGCCTGCGTTGTGGATGCAGACGAACAGCACGGATGCGAGCGGGGTGGAGGACATCGTCTCTTCCTTCAATCCAATGACTCAGCCCGGACTGGTATCAGCCCAGAGTGATGTGAGAGTATCAGCACATGATGACGTCAGTCGACACTGAACTGATGCGGGTTCTGGCCGACCCGCTCAGGCTCCAGATCGTGACCCTCCTGGCCAAGGAAACGCTCTGCTCCACCCACCTCGTGGAGGAGACGGGCGCCAAGCAGACGAACCTCTCCAACCACCT
Above is a genomic segment from Streptomyces sp. NBC_01233 containing:
- a CDS encoding arsenate reductase ArsC; the protein is MSSTPLASVLFVCIHNAGRSQMAAGFLRHLAGDRVEVRSAGSVPGDQVNPSAVAAMAELGIDISDQKPKVLTPEAAQASDYIITMGCGDACPYFPGKTYLDWQLEDPAGQGVDAVRPIRDEIKGLIEGLVAEIDAKSTQKQEG